One Curtobacterium herbarum genomic window carries:
- a CDS encoding Trp biosynthesis-associated membrane protein translates to MKRSRPLVVVIGLLIAGLVMLSWTQTWFTVHLDHTAAVVKTVDADGATVVPQYTAVAIASLALFLAMTIAGRVVRVVLAVVQVLLGVAVVVTGVTALSDPVAAAQSAIGSVAGVSDLGAVRQVVTGVEVSVWPVIGIIGGVLATLLGVAVVFLQRSWPGPSRKYGDAATPGAASAAGAAGGQAAAERAPRRPVVRDAVVDWDDLSAGVDPTLGDAAAGPSATMDTVGSTERRSTGGASDHEEHREQH, encoded by the coding sequence GTGAAGCGCTCCCGCCCGCTCGTCGTCGTCATCGGGCTCCTGATCGCCGGACTCGTGATGCTCTCGTGGACGCAGACCTGGTTCACCGTGCACCTCGACCACACCGCGGCCGTCGTGAAGACCGTCGACGCGGACGGTGCCACGGTCGTGCCGCAGTACACGGCAGTCGCGATCGCGAGCCTCGCCCTCTTCCTCGCCATGACCATCGCCGGCCGCGTCGTCCGCGTGGTGCTCGCCGTCGTGCAGGTCCTGCTCGGGGTGGCCGTCGTCGTCACGGGCGTGACCGCGCTGTCCGACCCGGTCGCCGCCGCCCAGAGCGCCATCGGTTCGGTCGCCGGCGTCAGCGACCTCGGAGCCGTCCGACAGGTCGTCACCGGCGTCGAGGTCAGCGTGTGGCCGGTGATCGGGATCATCGGTGGCGTCCTGGCGACCCTGCTCGGCGTCGCGGTCGTCTTCCTGCAGCGGTCCTGGCCCGGGCCGAGCCGGAAGTACGGCGACGCCGCCACGCCCGGAGCCGCCTCCGCCGCCGGTGCCGCCGGTGGTCAGGCGGCCGCTGAACGTGCCCCCCGACGACCCGTGGTCCGCGACGCGGTCGTCGACTGGGACGACCTCAGCGCCGGCGTCGACCCGACCCTCGGGGACGCCGCCGCCGGGCCGTCCGCCACCATGGACACGGTAGGATCGACGGAGCGCCGCTCGACCGGTGGCGCCAGCGACCACGAGGAGCACCGTGAGCAACACTGA
- a CDS encoding DUF6704 family protein, with protein sequence MSNTEPAELGEGHSPAAWTAVVIMLIGFAAGTLCFWFDLAWGVWASAVVVVIGLVVGFAMGKAGYGVNGPKYVTKHHGS encoded by the coding sequence GTGAGCAACACTGAGCCCGCAGAACTCGGCGAAGGCCACTCGCCGGCGGCCTGGACGGCCGTCGTCATCATGCTGATCGGCTTCGCCGCCGGAACCCTCTGCTTCTGGTTCGACCTCGCCTGGGGTGTGTGGGCGTCCGCCGTCGTCGTCGTGATCGGCCTCGTCGTGGGCTTCGCGATGGGCAAGGCCGGCTACGGCGTCAACGGTCCGAAGTACGTCACCAAGCACCACGGCAGCTGA
- the trpC gene encoding indole-3-glycerol phosphate synthase TrpC, whose product MLQSLVAGALEDAAARRLDRPYADVERDLDRVASPLDALEFLAPGDRVKILAEVKRASPSRGAMATIADPAALAADYERGGASAISVLTEGRKFLGSLADLEAVKARVGVPVLRKDFIADPYQVVEARAAGADIVLLIVAALDQPTLVQLHGLAEELGMRVLVEAHSADEVSRGLDAGARILGVNARDLTDFSLDRDLFGSLADRIPDGVVRVAESAVKTPADVAHYRSAGADVVLVGEALVTGADPAATLASFIDG is encoded by the coding sequence CTGCTGCAGAGCCTCGTCGCCGGTGCGCTCGAGGACGCGGCCGCCCGTCGCCTCGACCGTCCGTACGCCGACGTCGAGCGTGACCTCGACCGGGTCGCCTCGCCGCTCGACGCCCTCGAGTTCCTGGCGCCCGGCGACCGGGTGAAGATCCTCGCAGAGGTCAAGCGGGCGAGCCCGTCCCGCGGCGCGATGGCCACCATCGCTGACCCGGCGGCCCTGGCCGCGGACTACGAGCGCGGGGGAGCCTCCGCGATCAGCGTCCTGACCGAGGGCCGGAAGTTCCTCGGCAGCCTGGCCGACCTCGAAGCCGTCAAGGCCCGCGTCGGGGTGCCGGTGCTCCGCAAGGACTTCATCGCCGACCCGTACCAGGTGGTCGAAGCGCGTGCGGCCGGAGCGGACATCGTCCTGCTCATCGTCGCCGCCCTCGACCAGCCGACGCTCGTGCAGCTGCACGGCCTGGCCGAGGAGCTCGGCATGCGCGTCCTGGTCGAGGCGCACTCCGCGGACGAGGTCTCGCGTGGTCTCGACGCCGGCGCGCGCATCCTCGGCGTGAACGCCCGCGACCTGACCGACTTCTCGCTCGACCGCGACCTCTTCGGGTCCCTGGCCGACCGCATCCCCGACGGGGTCGTCCGCGTGGCCGAGTCCGCCGTGAAGACCCCCGCCGACGTCGCCCACTACCGGTCCGCCGGAGCCGACGTCGTCCTCGTCGGGGAAGCGCTGGTCACCGGCGCCGACCCCGCCGCCACGCTCGCCTCGTTCATCGACGGCTGA
- the trpB gene encoding tryptophan synthase subunit beta, with the protein MTSLRDLQGPYFGDFGGRFVPESLVLALDELETAFRTAWADPAFRDELDTLQRDYTGRPSIITEVPRFAKHAGGARIILKREDLNHTGSHKINNVLGQALVARRLGKTRLIAETGAGQHGVATATAAALFGMECVVYMGAVDTERQALNVARMRLLGAEVIPVETGSRTLKDAINDALRDWVANVDSTHYLLGTVAGPHPFPEMVRQFHKVIGEEARQQVLDRVGRLPDAVAACVGGGSNAMGIFEAFLDDESVRLHGFEAGGEGVETGRHAASITLGREGVLQGAKSYLMQDEDGQTIESHSISAGLDYPSVGPEHAYLASIGRAKYEPITDSEAMEAFRLMSRTEGIIPAIESSHALAGAIKLGQELGPEGVILVNLSGRGDKDVASASRYFGILDETAMQS; encoded by the coding sequence GTGACCTCACTCCGTGACCTGCAAGGCCCCTACTTCGGCGACTTCGGCGGGCGGTTCGTCCCCGAGTCCCTCGTCCTGGCGCTCGACGAGCTCGAGACCGCGTTCCGCACCGCCTGGGCGGACCCGGCGTTCCGCGACGAACTGGACACGCTCCAGCGCGACTACACCGGACGCCCGTCGATCATCACCGAGGTGCCGCGGTTCGCGAAGCACGCCGGTGGTGCCCGGATCATCCTCAAGCGCGAGGACCTGAACCACACCGGTTCGCACAAGATCAACAACGTGCTCGGACAGGCGCTCGTCGCCCGTCGCCTCGGCAAGACCCGGCTGATCGCGGAGACCGGTGCGGGCCAGCACGGTGTCGCCACCGCGACCGCGGCAGCCCTGTTCGGCATGGAGTGCGTCGTGTACATGGGCGCCGTCGACACCGAGCGCCAGGCGCTCAACGTCGCCCGGATGCGGCTGCTCGGGGCAGAGGTGATCCCGGTCGAGACCGGTTCGCGCACCCTGAAGGACGCCATCAACGACGCCCTCCGCGACTGGGTCGCGAACGTCGACTCCACGCACTACCTGCTCGGCACGGTCGCCGGACCGCACCCATTCCCGGAGATGGTGCGCCAGTTCCACAAGGTGATCGGTGAAGAGGCCCGTCAGCAGGTCCTCGACCGCGTCGGGCGCCTGCCGGACGCCGTCGCCGCGTGCGTCGGTGGCGGCTCGAACGCGATGGGCATCTTCGAGGCGTTCCTCGACGACGAGTCCGTCCGGCTGCACGGGTTCGAAGCGGGTGGGGAAGGCGTCGAGACCGGCCGGCACGCCGCCAGCATCACCCTCGGGCGCGAAGGCGTGCTGCAGGGTGCCAAGTCCTACCTGATGCAGGACGAGGACGGCCAGACGATCGAGAGCCACAGCATCTCCGCCGGGCTCGACTACCCGAGCGTCGGCCCGGAGCACGCGTACCTGGCGTCGATCGGCCGCGCGAAGTACGAGCCGATCACGGACTCCGAGGCGATGGAGGCCTTCCGGCTGATGAGCCGCACCGAGGGCATCATCCCCGCCATCGAGTCCTCGCACGCCCTCGCCGGCGCGATCAAGCTCGGCCAGGAGCTCGGTCCGGAGGGCGTCATCCTCGTGAACCTCTCCGGTCGCGGCGACAAGGACGTGGCCTCGGCCAGCCGGTACTTCGGCATCCTCGACGAGACGGCGATGCAGTCGTGA
- the trpA gene encoding tryptophan synthase subunit alpha — protein MSTNKTVAETIDRANAERAGAVVGYLPAGYPDLRTSVDAAVALAENGVDVIELGLPYSDPVMDGPVIQRAAEESLANGFKVAQVFDAVNAITERVDVPVLVMTYWNPVLRYGVDRFADDLVAAGAAGLITPDLIPDEGQQWIDASERTGLDRVFLAAPSSTDTRMRQAVDRSRGFVYAVSTMGVTGARVGVDTAARTVVSRLRDAGVQRTCVGLGISTADQVTEVLEYADGAIIGSAFVRALADLGVTGVADRAADLSSGAARR, from the coding sequence GTGAGCACCAACAAGACCGTCGCCGAGACCATCGACCGCGCAAACGCCGAGCGTGCCGGCGCCGTCGTCGGCTACCTGCCCGCCGGGTACCCCGACCTGCGGACCAGCGTGGACGCGGCCGTGGCCCTCGCCGAGAACGGCGTCGACGTCATCGAGCTCGGCCTGCCGTACTCCGACCCCGTGATGGACGGCCCCGTCATCCAGCGCGCGGCCGAGGAGAGCCTGGCCAACGGCTTCAAGGTCGCGCAGGTGTTCGACGCCGTCAACGCGATCACCGAGCGGGTCGACGTGCCCGTCCTGGTGATGACCTACTGGAACCCGGTCCTGCGCTACGGGGTCGATCGGTTCGCCGACGACCTGGTCGCCGCGGGCGCCGCCGGCCTGATCACCCCGGACCTCATCCCCGACGAGGGGCAGCAGTGGATCGACGCTTCCGAGCGCACCGGGCTCGACCGGGTGTTCCTCGCAGCGCCGTCCTCGACCGACACCCGCATGCGTCAGGCCGTCGACCGCAGCCGCGGCTTCGTCTACGCGGTCTCCACCATGGGCGTCACCGGTGCCCGGGTGGGTGTCGACACGGCCGCCCGCACCGTCGTTTCCCGCCTGCGTGATGCCGGTGTCCAGCGCACCTGCGTCGGCCTCGGCATCTCGACAGCCGACCAGGTCACCGAGGTGCTCGAGTACGCCGACGGAGCGATCATCGGCTCCGCGTTCGTCCGCGCCCTCGCCGACCTCGGGGTGACCGGGGTGGCCGACCGCGCCGCCGACCTGTCGTCCGGCGCAGCACGGCGCTGA
- the lgt gene encoding prolipoprotein diacylglyceryl transferase, with product MPLLSIPSPSTAWQYFDLTAWLHDTFNVTLSLDFRIHAYAICILIGIVICVLLTNNRLNARGAERWIIIDIAIWAVPAGIIGGRLFHVFTHVSDYFGPGIDPFSIFYIWEGGLAIFGALILGSVGAWIGCRMAGVRFSAFIDAAAPGVLLAQAAGRLGNYFNHELFGMPTNLPWGLQIEATNPAYPKGLPEGVLFHPTFLYEIIWNVVGALLILLIDRRFRLQWGRVMALYLIWYGIGRSVLESIRVDTSETFAGIRTNVWMSFAAILLGIIIFAVQSRRHVGKEPSPYLPGREPRSKSDVDSDDTYSEHDTTTGVADPEPVAAVADRH from the coding sequence ATGCCCCTCCTGAGCATCCCGAGCCCGAGCACGGCCTGGCAGTACTTCGACCTGACCGCGTGGCTGCACGACACGTTCAACGTCACGCTGTCGCTCGACTTCCGGATCCACGCGTACGCGATCTGCATCCTCATCGGGATCGTCATCTGCGTGCTGCTCACGAACAACCGGTTGAACGCCCGGGGCGCCGAGCGGTGGATCATCATCGACATCGCGATCTGGGCGGTGCCGGCGGGCATCATCGGTGGGCGGCTGTTCCACGTCTTCACCCACGTCAGCGACTACTTCGGTCCCGGCATCGACCCCTTCTCGATCTTCTACATCTGGGAGGGCGGGCTGGCCATCTTCGGCGCGCTGATCCTGGGGTCGGTCGGCGCCTGGATCGGCTGCCGCATGGCCGGCGTGCGGTTCTCGGCCTTCATCGACGCCGCCGCTCCCGGCGTGCTGCTCGCCCAGGCCGCCGGACGTCTCGGCAACTACTTCAACCACGAGCTGTTCGGCATGCCGACGAACCTGCCGTGGGGCCTGCAGATCGAGGCCACGAACCCGGCCTACCCCAAGGGTCTGCCCGAGGGCGTGCTGTTCCACCCGACGTTCCTCTACGAGATCATCTGGAACGTCGTCGGCGCGCTGCTGATCCTGCTCATCGACCGCCGCTTCCGCCTGCAGTGGGGCCGCGTCATGGCCCTGTACCTCATCTGGTACGGCATCGGTCGGTCGGTGCTCGAGTCCATCCGTGTCGACACGAGCGAGACCTTCGCCGGCATCCGCACCAACGTCTGGATGTCCTTCGCCGCGATCCTGCTCGGCATCATCATCTTCGCCGTCCAGTCCCGGCGACACGTCGGCAAGGAACCGAGTCCGTACCTGCCGGGTCGCGAGCCCCGCTCGAAGTCCGATGTAGACTCGGACGACACCTACTCGGAGCACGACACCACGACCGGTGTCGCCGATCCGGAGCCGGTCGCCGCCGTCGCCGACCGACACTGA